The sequence below is a genomic window from Primulina huaijiensis isolate GDHJ02 unplaced genomic scaffold, ASM1229523v2 scaffold6295, whole genome shotgun sequence.
CCAAACATTGCAAACTATGGTCACTTTTCCTGATCCTCTTACAGCTTTCTACTGTCTCATCTAACAACTCACTGTCCTTGAACAACGTTTTTCGGGTTTCAAGATCACCACCAGAAACGAAAGAAGGAAACATCTGCAGACCCTTAAAATTAATGTCGCGAAAGAATATAGCCGAATCTTTCTCTATATCCGAGCTTTGATCTGGAGGTGGAGGGGACGGCGTGGGAGAATGTTGTTGCTTGAGCTTAGCTCTATCCCTCCTGTGAACATTCATGTGTCCACCTAGAGCTTGTGAAGAGCTGAATTCTCTTCGGCAGAAGCTGCAAATGTAGAATCTTGGAGGCCAAACCAACTCTTTGCAACTCACTGATTCTTGAAAGGATGAAGGATTTCTCGTGGAGTATTCTGGGAAAGTGGGACTGTACTGATGTTCCATTTGCAGCGTTGGAAGAGGGGAAGTGCGTGTCTGTGTGTGCATGAAGAAAAAAGGGGGGGATTGATCATTTATGAAGCGTGAATTGAATGCATGAAAGCTACAGAAGAATTGATCAAAAGGTGTTTTTGGTAGTTTTGCGGTGTggtttc
It includes:
- the LOC140970494 gene encoding uncharacterized protein is translated as MEHQYSPTFPEYSTRNPSSFQESVSCKELVWPPRFYICSFCRREFSSSQALGGHMNVHRRDRAKLKQQHSPTPSPPPPDQSSDIEKDSAIFFRDINFKGLQMFPSFVSGGDLETRKTLFKDSELLDETVESCKRIRKSDHSLQCLGRELFTNCKKISGSMEDVDLELRL